From the genome of Caloenas nicobarica isolate bCalNic1 chromosome 16, bCalNic1.hap1, whole genome shotgun sequence, one region includes:
- the ATP6V0A2 gene encoding V-type proton ATPase 116 kDa subunit a 2: protein MGSLFRGEPMCLAQLFLQSGSAYQCLSEVGERGLAEFRDLNPNVSVFQRKFVNEVKKCEEMERILGYLVQEIKKADIPLPEGDVAPPAPLMKHILEIQEQLQKLETELREVTKNKEKLRRNLLELTEYTCMLEVTQRFVRRTSEYESHLHANYEEFPSVENEPLVDYNCMHRLGAKLGFISGLIHMTKVEAFEKMLWRACKGYTILTYAELDECLEDPDTGETTKWFVFLVSYWGEQIGQKVKKICDCYHCHVYPYPNTTEERRAVVEGLNVRIQDLHTVLHKTEDYLRQVLCKASESIYTWVIQVKKMKAIYHVLNLCSFDVTNKCLIAEVWCPVADLQNLRHALEEGSRKSGATVSSFMNTIPTTQPPPTLIRTNKFTSGFQNIVDAYGVGNYGEVNPALYTIITFPFLFAVMFGDFGHGLLMLIFALLTILYENHPRLQRSQDEIMKMLFEGRYVILLMGLFSVYTGLIYNDCFSKSLNIFGSGWNVSAMFEQKAWRPEDMNNHFLTLDPNVTGVYNRAYPFGIDPIWNLASNRLSFLNSFKMKMSVIFGVTHMTFGVVLGVFNHLHFKKKYNIYLVFLPELLFMMCIFGYLVFLIFYKWLAYSAEDSTSAPSILIQFINMFLFTGGEMEVFYTGQVALQRFLLSIAFLSVPVMLFGKPLYLYWLHSGRRGIRMYRSGYKLVRKESEEELSLLRCHDAEEGSSHADSGHRERDGEEFNFADVFMNQAIHTIEYCLGCISNTASYLRLWALSLAHAQLSEVLWQMVMRVGLRVDTTYGVLLLVPVLAFFAVLTIFILLVMEGLSAFLHAIRLHWVEFQNKFYSGGGYKFTPFSFKHISLHFNKDDMA from the exons ATGGGCTCGCTGTTCCGCGGCGAGCCGATGTGCCTGGCACAGCTCTTCCTCCAGAGCGGCTCAGCCTACCAGTGCCTCAGCGAGGTGGGCGAGCGTGGCCTGGCCGAGTTCCGAGAC CTCAACCCAAATGTAAgtgtatttcagagaaaatttgTGAATGAAGTGAAGAAGTgtgaagaaatggaaagaatacTTG GGTATTTAgttcaagaaattaaaaaggcGGATATTCCACTTCCTGAAGGAGATgttgctcctcctgcccccttGATGAAGCACATTTTAGAAATCCAG GAACAGTTGCAGAAGCTGGAGACAGAATTGAGGGAAGTAactaaaaacaaagaaaagctgaggaGAAACCTGCTCGAACTGACAGAATACACGTGCATGTTAGAGGTCACGCAAAGATTTGTCAGGAGAACATCTGAG TATGAATCCCATTTACATGCAAACTATGAAGAATTTCCGTCTGTGGAAAATGAGCCGTTAGTGGATTACAACTGTATGCACAGACTGGGCGCCAAGCTGGG aTTCATATCTGGGTTAATTCACATGACAAAAGTggaagcatttgaaaaaatgcTGTGGAGAGCCTGCAAAGGATACACTATTCTTACATATGCAGAGTTGGACGAATGTCTGGAAGATCCAGACACA ggTGAAACCAcaaaatggtttgtttttttagtgTCCTATTGGGGTGAACAAATTGGCCAGAAAGTTAAGAAGATTTGTGATTG cTATCACTGTCATGTGTACCCCTATCCCAATACCACGGAGGAGCGCAGGGCGGTTGTTGAAGGACTAAATGTTCGTATTCAGGATCTTCATACT GTGCTGCATAAAACTGAGGATTACTTACGCCAAGTCTTGTGTAAAGCATCTGAATCCATCTATACGTGGGTTATCCAGGTGAAGAAGATGAAAGCCATTTATCATGTACTCAACCTGTGCAGTTTTGATGTcacaaataaatgtttaatcGCTGAGGTTTGGTGTCCGGTGGCTGATCTGCAGAATTTGCGCCATGCCTTGGAGGAAGGTTCA AGGAAGAGCGGAGCTACAGTTTCTTCATTCATGAATACCATCCCAACAACGCAACCTCCTCCAACTTTGATACGTACCAATAAATTCACCTCAGGGTTCCAAAACATTGTTGATGCTTATGGAGTTGGAAACTATGGAGAAGTGAATCCAG CTCTCTACACCATCATCACTTTTCCCTTCTTGTTTGCGGTTATGTTTGGAGACTTTGGGCATGGTCTGCTAATGCTCATCTTTGCACTCCTGACAATACTGTATGAAAACCACCCGAGATTACAAAGATCACAAGATGAG ATAATGAAGATGTTATTTGAAGGCCGATACGTTATTTTATTAATGGGTCTGTTTTCTGTATACACTGGATTGATCTATAATGACTGTTTTTCAAAGTCGTTAAATATATTTGGTTCTGGATGGAACGTTTCAGCAATGTTTGAACAGAAGGCTTGGCG TCCTGAGGATATGAATAATCATTTTTTAACACTGGATCCAAATGTTACTGGTGTATACAATAGAGCTTATCCCTTCGGAATTGATCCG ATCTGGAATTTGGCAAGCAACCGTCTcagttttttaaattctttcaaaatgaaaatgtctgtgATTTTTGGAGTGACTCACATGACGTTTGGAGTTGTATTGGGAGTATTTAACCACTT gcATTTCAAGAAGAAGTAtaatatttatttggtttttctTCCCGAACTTTTATTCATGATGTGCATCTTTGGCTACCTGGTGTTTCTGATCTTCTATAAATGGTTAGCATACTCCGCAGAGGACTCTACATCTGCTCCTAGTATTCTGATTCAGTTTATTAACATGTTCCTCTTTACTGGTGGTGAAATGGAGGTTTTCTACACCGGACAG GTTGCTCTACAGAGGTTTTTACTCagtattgcttttctttctgttcctgtaATGCTTTTTGGTAAACCACTGTATTTGTATTGGTTGCACAGTGGCCGCCGAGGCATCAGAATGTACAGG AGTGGCTACAAGCTAGTTcgaaaagaaagtgaagaagaGCTTTCTCTGCTGAGATGTCACGATGCAGAAGAAGGAAGCAGTCACGCAGACAGTGGGCACAgagagagggatggagaggag tttaattttgcagatgtttttatGAATCAAGCAATTCATACCATTGAATACTGTCTAGGATGTATTTCTAATACAGCCTCATATCTGAGACTCTGGGCATTAAGTCTTGCTCATGCAC agCTATCAGAAGTTCTATGGCAAATGGTGATGAGAGTGGGTCTTCGTGTGGACACAACGTACGGTGTCTTACTGCTAGTCCCTGTTCTAGCCTTTTTTGCTGTGCTAAcgatttttattcttttggtCATGGAGgggctttctgcttttctccatgCCATACGACTTCACTG GGTGGAATTTCAGAACAAGTTCTACTCTGGTGGAGGATACAAGTTTACGCCTTTCTCTTTTAAGcacatttctttacattttaataaagatGATATGGCATAG